The Neoarius graeffei isolate fNeoGra1 chromosome 7, fNeoGra1.pri, whole genome shotgun sequence genome includes a region encoding these proteins:
- the LOC132888929 gene encoding uncharacterized protein LOC132888929, whose translation MDLKLATVLDKGEEEGEFQTQANVYPSIYPIPQPHFYPSSYPIPQPHFYPSSYPVPPYFYPQPSVMEVEPNSWMPYVQQYPVTTPAGWLGGPDGGYMYDEHVTLVIMSPPMMEPELRLAVTRGDIMETEKAMLYPPQTTALTWGDITEAEEAMLYPTLATTHTGGDFMETEEAELYPPLTTTRTCGDITVAEEAELYPPLTATHTCGDVTKAEEAELYSPLTTTHTCGDITAAEDAELYPPLTATLTCGDVMKAEVAELYPPLTATHTCGDVTEAEDAELYPPLTATLTFGDFTKAEEAELYPPLTTSHTCRDVTEAEEAERYSPFTTTLNSGGITEAEEAELYPLQTKTLTFGDFTEAELAELYSPQSKALTFGDFMEAEEAELYSPFTTIHTCGGITEAEEAELYPLQTKTLTFGDFTEAKEAKLYTPQTKPLTFGDFTEAELAELYSPQSKVLTFGDVMEAEEAELYPPLTTIHTCGGVTEAEEAELYSPFTTTHTCGNITEAEDAKLYPPLTTSHTCRDVMKAEEAELYSPQTKTLTCQEQTEEGEEQKENVKKKREQKDERHHTKNSKVMENDRSRHFGYVTHSSYSEALTAPKGTDSKMVGRKPAFVTLYNSREEQKPHLTRPGQRNRPTKPQQSQWKKARRVLVFPLSHQFTT comes from the exons ATGGACCTCaagctggcaacagtgctggacaagggagaagaagaaggagag TTTCAGACTCAGGCAAACGTCTACCCCTCGATCTACCCCATCCCTCAACCCCACTTCTACCCCTCATCCTACCCCATCCCTCAACCCCACTTCTACCCCTCATCCTACCCTGTCCCACCCTACTTCTACCCCCAACCCTCAGTGATGGAGGTAGAACCCAACTCTTGGATGCCATATGTTCAG CAGTATCCAGTGACCACACCTGCTGGATGGTTGGGTGGACCTGATGGTGGCTACATGTATG ATGAACATGTGACACTTGTAATCATGTCACCACCTATGATGGAGCCTGAGCTTCGACTGGCAGTGACAAGGGGTGACATTATGGAGACAGAGAAGGCCATGCTGTACCCACCCCAGACTACAGCTCTCACCTGGGGTGACATTACAGAGGCAGAGGAGGCCATGCTGTACCCAACCCTTGCTACAACTCACACGGGTGGTGACTTTATGGAGACAGAGGAAGCCGAGCTGTACCCACCACTCACTACAACTCGCACCTGTGGTGACATTACGGTGGCAGAGGAGGCCGAGCTGTACCCACCCCTCACTGCAACTCACACCTGTGGTGACGTTACGAAGGCAGAGGAGGCCGAGCTGTACTCACCCCTCACTACAACTCACACCTGTGGTGACATTACGGCGGCAGAGGACGCCGAGCTGTACCCACCCCTCACTGCAACTCTCACCTGTGGTGACGTTATGAAGGCAGAGGTGGCCGAGCTGTACCCACCCCTCACTGCAACTCACACCTGTGGTGACGTTACAGAGGCAGAGGACGCCGAGCTGTACCCACCCCTCACTGCAACTCTCACCTTTGGTGACTTTACAAAGGCAGAGGAGGCAGAGCTGTACCCACCCCTCACTACAAGTCACACCTGTCGTGATGTTACGGAGGCAGAGGAAGCCGAGCGGTACTCACCCTTCACTACAACTCTCAACTCTGGTGGCATTACGGAAGCAGAGGAGGCCGAGCTGTACCCACTCCAGACTAAAACGCTCACCTTTGGTGACTTTACGGAGGCAGAATTGGCCGAGCTGTACTCACCCCAGTCTAAAGCTCTCACCTTTGGTGACTTTATGGAGGCAGAGGAGGCCGAGCTGTACTCACCCTTCACTACAATTCACACCTGTGGTGGCATTACAGAAGCAGAGGAGGCCGAGCTGTACCCACTCCAGACTAAAACGCTCACCTTCGGTGACTTTACGGAGGCAAAAGAGGCCAAGCTGTACACACCCCAAACAAAACCCCTCACCTTTGGTGACTTTACGGAGGCAGAATTGGCCGAGCTGTACTCACCCCAGTCTAAAGTTCTCACCTTTGGTGACGTTATGGAGGCAGAGGAGGCCGAGCTGTACCCACCCCTCACTACAATTCACACCTGTGGTGGCGTTACGGAGGCAGAGGAGGCCGAGCTGTACTCACCCTTCACTACAACTCACACCTGTGGTAACATTACAGAGGCAGAGGACGCCAAGCTGTATCCACCCCTCACTACAAGTCACACGTGTCGTGACGTTATGAAGGCAGAGGAGGCCGAGCTGTACTCACCCCAGACTAAAACTCTCACCTGTCAAGAACAGACTGAGGAGGGCGAAGAGCAGAAGGAGAATGTTAAGAAGAAAAGGGAGCAGAAGGACGAGAGGCACCACACCAAGAACAGCAAG GTGATGGAGAATGACCGCTCGAGACACTTCGGCTATGTGACCCATTCGTCCTACTCAGAAGCTTTAACGGCACCAAAAGGAACAGACAGCAAAATGGTGGGCAGGAAACCAGCATTTGTAACTCTGTACAACAGCAGGGAGGAACAGAAACCACACCTCACTCGACCAGGACAGAGGAACCGCCCTACCAAGCCCCAGCAGAGTCAGTGGAAGAAAGCACGGAGGGTCCTGGTCTTCCCTCTGTCACACCAATTCACCacataa